In one Bryobacteraceae bacterium genomic region, the following are encoded:
- a CDS encoding ECF-type sigma factor: MGETTPAREEVTRLLRAWRHGDRDAEQRLVETLYAELHHIASRLISGERQGHTLQTTALVHEAYLRLAGAEVEWQDRAHFLALSARLMRRILVDHARGQLRAKRGAGAPVVSLDEAMVVDERCLSQAEDIDEALGRLASLDERKSKVVELHYFGGLTYDEMAEVLKISAVTVHRELRFAKSWLNRELARAGQ, translated from the coding sequence ATGGGGGAGACGACGCCAGCGCGTGAAGAGGTCACCCGCCTGCTGCGGGCATGGCGGCACGGCGACCGGGACGCGGAGCAGCGTCTGGTGGAAACGCTGTACGCGGAACTGCACCACATCGCCAGCCGGTTGATCTCCGGCGAGCGCCAAGGCCACACTCTCCAGACAACCGCGCTCGTCCACGAAGCCTACCTGAGACTGGCGGGCGCCGAAGTCGAGTGGCAGGACCGCGCGCACTTCCTGGCCCTCTCGGCGCGGCTTATGCGCCGCATCCTGGTAGATCACGCGCGCGGACAGTTGCGGGCGAAGCGCGGCGCCGGGGCGCCGGTCGTGAGCCTGGACGAAGCGATGGTGGTGGACGAGCGTTGCCTTTCGCAGGCCGAGGATATCGATGAGGCGCTCGGACGCCTAGCTTCGCTCGACGAGCGCAAGAGCAAGGTGGTGGAGTTGCACTACTTCGGCGGACTCACCTACGACGAGATGGCCGAAGTCCTAAAGATCTCCGCCGTTACCGTACACCGGGAATTGCGGTTCGCCAAGTCCTGGCTGAACCGGGAACTTGCGCGGGCGGGCCAATGA
- a CDS encoding NmrA/HSCARG family protein — MSKPILAVVGATGAQGGGLARAIAADASGLFQLRAITRHPNKAAAFSGAGAEVVAASADEPASLATAFEGAYGAFLVTNFWEHFSPEREVRQASNLAKAVRDAGVKHVIWSTLEDSRKFVPLDDNRMPTLMGKYKVPHFDAKGEADEVFRELGVPTTFLLTSFYWDNFIHFGMGPRRGPDGRYAIALPMGDERLPGIAAEDIGRCALGVFRAGDALIGKTVGVAGEHLSGAEMAAGLAKALGIEVVYNALEPEVYRGFGFPGAEDLGNMFQFNRDFASAFQAARDVTFSRSLNPALHSFASWLEANSQRIPTE, encoded by the coding sequence ATGTCAAAACCGATTCTTGCGGTCGTAGGGGCAACCGGCGCGCAGGGCGGAGGGTTGGCTCGCGCCATCGCCGCCGATGCCAGCGGGTTGTTCCAACTCCGGGCCATTACTCGCCACCCGAACAAGGCGGCGGCGTTTTCCGGCGCCGGGGCGGAGGTGGTGGCGGCCAGCGCCGACGAACCGGCTTCGTTGGCGACGGCGTTCGAAGGCGCCTACGGCGCGTTCCTCGTCACCAATTTCTGGGAGCACTTCTCGCCCGAGCGCGAAGTGCGGCAGGCATCGAATCTCGCGAAGGCCGTAAGAGACGCCGGCGTGAAGCACGTCATCTGGTCTACGCTCGAAGACTCGCGGAAGTTCGTGCCGCTCGACGATAACCGAATGCCCACTCTGATGGGCAAGTACAAGGTGCCGCACTTCGACGCCAAAGGCGAAGCCGACGAGGTGTTTCGGGAACTCGGTGTGCCCACCACGTTCCTGCTGACATCGTTCTACTGGGACAACTTCATTCACTTCGGCATGGGACCGCGCAGAGGGCCGGATGGCCGGTACGCAATCGCCCTTCCGATGGGTGACGAACGCCTGCCGGGGATCGCGGCGGAGGACATCGGCCGCTGCGCCCTTGGTGTTTTCCGGGCTGGCGACGCGCTCATCGGAAAGACGGTGGGCGTGGCCGGCGAGCATCTCTCTGGCGCCGAAATGGCTGCCGGGTTGGCCAAGGCGCTCGGCATCGAAGTCGTCTACAACGCGTTGGAGCCGGAGGTGTATCGCGGCTTCGGATTCCCCGGCGCGGAGGATCTGGGAAACATGTTCCAGTTCAACCGCGACTTTGCCTCGGCTTTTCAGGCCGCGCGCGACGTCACGTTTTCCCGGTCTCTCAATCCCGCGCTGCACTCCTTCGCGTCGTGGCTTGAAGCCAACTCGCAGCGTATCCCGACCGAGTAA
- a CDS encoding DUF6786 family protein: MNRVSVLAIVCLTPAAAQFGEDVAFLARHADVVVLSDAAGKAQVAVAPAWQGRVMTSTDGGAGGISYGWINRDLIASRKLVPHMNPFGGEDRFWMGPEGGQFSVFFPKGAKFNLEYWQTPAPIDSEAYTVAGKQRDRVRFEKRFGLTNYSGATFNVALDREIRLLGPADLWAKLGVAAPDGVSAVAYESINRVSNAGKTAWSEKTGLLSIWILGMYNASPATTVVIPLREGGSGGVTDDYFGKVPATRLKNDGKTVFFRSDGKYRSKIGVSPRRATPVLGSYDAKTGVLTIVQFTLPARGTRYVNSQWKLQDDPFAGDAINSYSDDGKMGAFYELETSSPAAALGPGETIEHVHRTVHLRGSASALDAIAKTVLGASLREIRTALP, encoded by the coding sequence ATGAATCGAGTCTCTGTTTTGGCGATCGTGTGTCTCACTCCGGCGGCGGCGCAGTTCGGCGAAGACGTGGCCTTCCTGGCGCGGCACGCCGATGTGGTGGTGCTGAGCGATGCCGCCGGAAAGGCGCAGGTGGCCGTGGCGCCCGCCTGGCAAGGGCGTGTGATGACAAGCACGGACGGCGGGGCCGGCGGCATCAGCTACGGGTGGATCAATCGGGATCTGATTGCGTCGCGCAAGCTCGTGCCCCACATGAATCCGTTCGGCGGCGAAGACCGCTTCTGGATGGGTCCTGAGGGCGGCCAGTTCTCGGTGTTCTTTCCCAAAGGAGCCAAGTTCAACCTCGAGTATTGGCAGACCCCGGCGCCCATCGACAGCGAGGCCTACACGGTGGCCGGCAAGCAGCGGGATCGCGTGCGATTCGAGAAGCGATTCGGGCTGACCAACTACTCAGGCGCCACGTTCAACGTAGCGCTCGACCGCGAGATCCGGCTGCTCGGTCCGGCGGATTTGTGGGCAAAGTTGGGTGTGGCCGCCCCGGACGGCGTCAGCGCCGTGGCGTACGAGTCCATCAACCGGGTGTCGAACGCGGGGAAAACCGCATGGTCTGAGAAAACCGGGCTCCTATCGATATGGATCCTTGGGATGTACAACGCCTCGCCCGCCACCACCGTCGTGATTCCTCTTCGCGAAGGCGGCAGCGGAGGAGTCACGGACGACTATTTCGGGAAGGTCCCGGCGACCCGTTTGAAGAACGACGGGAAGACCGTCTTCTTCCGCAGCGATGGCAAGTACCGGAGCAAGATCGGAGTGAGCCCGCGGCGCGCGACGCCGGTGCTCGGTAGCTACGACGCCAAGACCGGCGTCCTGACGATCGTGCAGTTCACACTTCCCGCGCGTGGCACAAGGTACGTCAACTCGCAGTGGAAACTCCAGGATGATCCGTTCGCCGGAGATGCGATCAACAGCTACAGTGACGACGGCAAAATGGGCGCATTCTACGAGCTCGAGACCTCCTCACCCGCAGCAGCCCTTGGCCCGGGAGAGACGATCGAGCACGTCCACCGAACAGTTCACCTGCGCGGAAGCGCTTCGGCGCTCGACGCTATCGCAAAGACGGTGTTGGGGGCCAGCCTGCGGGAAATCCGCACCGCACTGCCGTAG
- a CDS encoding MFS transporter: MSTPAASVGTAYPSAAVQVRLVVLMTALSAMSYFNRTIMSISGPGIMKEFQISEPSMGTVYSAFLLSYTLCMGLGGALADRFGARRTLFVAGLCASAFTALTSWCGPAGLGAYFGVTAAFIAVRFLFGVATAPLYPSTARISADRIPPASQSSVQSIVMAGAAVGAAISPVLFTRLIGSLGWRSAFVLAAITTLLLLFVWLFAVPKDAPRRHRQPDKASGWGRLLANRDLLMLTAGYFMLNYFEYIFFYWIYYYFGEIRKMGPEMGALATTAMFVAMATMSPLGGWLADHAGRRIGKRKGRQLVSMSGMALSAVLLFLGARGAGVTATVVLLALALGCCTMAEGPFWATAIDIGGDQAGASGGIMNTGGNVGGMLAPVVTPLIAARFGWAGGLYFASFLVLIGVFTWLWVNPERDAEPV, encoded by the coding sequence ATGTCGACGCCGGCCGCATCCGTCGGCACCGCGTATCCATCCGCCGCGGTGCAGGTCCGATTGGTTGTGCTCATGACCGCCCTCAGCGCCATGAGTTACTTCAACAGGACGATCATGTCGATCTCCGGGCCGGGCATCATGAAGGAGTTTCAGATCTCCGAGCCCTCCATGGGTACGGTCTACTCGGCGTTCCTGCTCAGCTACACGTTGTGCATGGGGCTCGGCGGCGCGCTGGCGGACCGGTTCGGCGCCCGCCGTACACTGTTCGTGGCCGGCCTGTGCGCCTCCGCATTCACCGCACTCACCTCTTGGTGTGGACCGGCCGGGCTAGGTGCGTACTTCGGCGTCACGGCCGCCTTCATCGCCGTCCGCTTCCTGTTCGGAGTGGCCACCGCGCCCCTCTATCCTTCAACCGCGCGGATCTCGGCGGACCGCATCCCGCCCGCGTCCCAGAGCAGCGTCCAGTCGATCGTCATGGCCGGCGCGGCCGTTGGCGCGGCGATTTCGCCGGTGCTCTTCACGCGCCTCATCGGCTCGCTCGGCTGGCGAAGCGCGTTTGTGCTGGCAGCCATCACTACCTTGCTCCTGCTGTTCGTTTGGCTATTCGCGGTTCCCAAAGACGCGCCCCGGCGACATCGCCAGCCAGACAAAGCGTCCGGTTGGGGCCGTTTGCTCGCAAATCGCGACCTGCTGATGTTGACCGCCGGATACTTCATGCTGAACTACTTTGAGTACATCTTCTTCTACTGGATCTATTACTATTTCGGCGAGATCCGGAAGATGGGTCCGGAGATGGGAGCCTTGGCGACAACGGCGATGTTCGTGGCCATGGCGACGATGTCGCCGCTTGGCGGATGGCTCGCGGACCACGCCGGACGCCGCATCGGCAAGCGCAAGGGGCGGCAACTGGTGAGCATGTCGGGCATGGCGTTGAGCGCTGTGCTGCTCTTTCTGGGAGCCAGAGGAGCGGGGGTGACGGCGACCGTGGTGCTGCTCGCGTTGGCGCTGGGCTGCTGCACGATGGCGGAGGGTCCCTTCTGGGCCACCGCCATCGACATCGGCGGCGACCAGGCAGGCGCGTCGGGCGGCATCATGAATACCGGCGGCAACGTCGGCGGCATGCTGGCGCCGGTGGTCACGCCGCTAATCGCTGCCCGGTTCGGCTGGGCCGGCGGACTCTACTTCGCCAGCTTCCTGGTCCTTATCGGCGTGTTCACCTGGCTGTGGGTGAATCCGGAACGAGACGCCGAGCCGGTTTGA
- a CDS encoding MFS transporter: MTSPASTSAGRRWAVIALLCFGYIIAYFDRVNLSVALAASDFIEFFHLSDVDRGNLGSAFFWTYAALQIPAGWFVDRYGVKWPYAAGFLLWSALSAVTAFTTNIWQLFSLRFLLGLGEAMVTPAGMRWIRLNCAENQRGLVIGLYMASAKIGPAVGVVVATFLLANAGWRNMFLIIGVGGLLWLIPWVLFVRDDDRDLERFQARAAGSTSTVPFWTVMKSPVIIGTVIGTFCYQYFVYYAMTWLPAYFKEARNLDLKQMGMFTFFSFTGMAVVATLAGWVADRLIERGGDPVRVRKAFIISGFLVASTELIGAYAESESVALFFAVFSLSGLGMMTANYWALTQTLLPGAAIGRIVGVQNCAANIPGIVAPLLTGWLKQVTGGYTAPMLAICFFLMLGIAAYVFLVREEYVPKGVEPDAIEKATA; this comes from the coding sequence ATGACCTCACCCGCCTCCACGAGCGCAGGCCGGCGATGGGCCGTCATTGCGCTGTTATGTTTCGGCTACATCATCGCCTATTTCGATCGCGTGAATCTCTCGGTCGCGCTCGCCGCCAGCGACTTTATCGAGTTCTTTCATCTCTCAGACGTCGACCGCGGTAACCTCGGGTCCGCCTTCTTCTGGACCTACGCCGCGCTGCAGATCCCGGCCGGCTGGTTCGTCGACCGTTACGGCGTGAAGTGGCCCTACGCCGCCGGATTTCTGCTGTGGAGCGCGCTGTCGGCAGTGACGGCTTTCACCACCAACATTTGGCAGCTCTTCTCCCTCCGGTTCCTGCTCGGTCTCGGTGAAGCGATGGTGACTCCGGCTGGGATGCGGTGGATCCGGCTCAACTGCGCGGAGAACCAGCGCGGTCTGGTAATTGGGCTCTATATGGCTTCGGCGAAGATCGGGCCGGCCGTCGGTGTGGTTGTCGCCACGTTCCTGCTGGCCAACGCCGGGTGGCGGAACATGTTTCTGATAATCGGAGTCGGCGGGTTGCTGTGGCTGATTCCCTGGGTGCTGTTCGTGCGCGACGACGACCGCGATCTGGAACGCTTTCAGGCGCGAGCCGCGGGCAGTACGAGCACTGTCCCGTTTTGGACGGTGATGAAAAGCCCGGTGATCATCGGCACCGTCATCGGGACGTTCTGCTATCAATACTTCGTTTACTACGCGATGACGTGGCTGCCGGCCTATTTCAAGGAAGCGCGGAACCTGGACCTGAAGCAAATGGGCATGTTCACGTTCTTCAGCTTCACCGGCATGGCCGTGGTGGCGACGCTGGCCGGGTGGGTGGCGGACCGGCTCATCGAGCGCGGCGGCGATCCGGTGCGGGTTCGCAAGGCGTTTATCATTTCCGGGTTTCTCGTCGCGTCCACCGAGTTGATCGGCGCCTACGCCGAATCGGAATCGGTCGCGCTGTTCTTTGCCGTCTTCTCCCTTTCCGGCCTCGGAATGATGACCGCCAACTACTGGGCGCTTACGCAAACCCTGCTGCCCGGCGCGGCGATCGGCCGAATCGTCGGCGTGCAGAACTGCGCCGCCAACATCCCGGGCATCGTCGCGCCGCTGCTCACCGGCTGGCTGAAGCAGGTTACCGGAGGCTACACGGCGCCGATGCTGGCCATCTGTTTCTTCCTCATGCTCGGCATCGCCGCGTATGTGTTCCTGGTGCGCGAAGAGTACGTCCCCAAAGGAGTGGAGCCTGATGCCATCGAAAAAGCAACTGCTTGA
- a CDS encoding 3-hydroxyacyl-CoA dehydrogenase family protein: MPTPKFETAAAIGTGMMGPGIALTLALGGMRATIVSRTEENAQAGLARAKSQLRLLADNGLTTGERAARAESLLAASADFEATISAADLVVESAPENLPFKQELFAKMDTLTRPEAILASNTSGLSITAIARDCVHPERVVTTHFWNPPHLMPLVEIVLGAKTDRAMAAALHAKLAECGKVPVIVRKDTPGQLGNRLQMALVREALHIIDEGIADVEAVDAVAKNGFGLRLPVYGIFEHQDIVGLDMGLSIVDYVSQDLCNEPRAPRPMRDRVERGDLGVKSGRGFYDWSKKDVDAVKALRDRFVLEVVRNWR, from the coding sequence TTGCCCACGCCGAAATTCGAAACCGCGGCTGCTATCGGAACCGGCATGATGGGGCCGGGCATCGCGCTCACGCTGGCGTTGGGAGGCATGCGCGCCACCATCGTCAGCCGCACCGAAGAAAATGCGCAGGCCGGGCTGGCCAGGGCGAAGTCCCAACTGCGCCTGCTCGCCGACAACGGACTCACAACGGGGGAACGAGCCGCGCGCGCCGAATCGCTGCTCGCCGCAAGCGCGGACTTCGAGGCGACGATCTCCGCGGCGGACCTCGTAGTGGAGTCGGCGCCCGAGAACCTCCCCTTCAAGCAGGAATTGTTCGCGAAGATGGATACGCTCACGCGGCCGGAAGCGATTCTCGCGTCGAATACGTCGGGACTCAGCATCACGGCCATCGCGCGCGATTGCGTGCATCCGGAGCGCGTCGTGACCACGCATTTCTGGAACCCACCGCACCTGATGCCGCTCGTCGAGATCGTGCTCGGCGCAAAGACGGATCGCGCCATGGCGGCGGCGCTGCACGCGAAACTCGCTGAATGCGGCAAGGTCCCCGTCATCGTCCGGAAGGACACGCCCGGGCAATTGGGCAATCGGCTCCAGATGGCGCTGGTGCGCGAAGCGTTGCATATCATCGACGAAGGCATCGCCGACGTGGAGGCCGTCGACGCGGTGGCCAAGAACGGCTTCGGCTTGCGCCTGCCCGTCTACGGGATCTTCGAGCATCAGGATATCGTCGGGCTCGATATGGGGCTCAGCATCGTGGACTACGTGTCGCAGGACCTGTGCAACGAACCCCGCGCTCCGCGGCCGATGCGCGATAGGGTGGAGCGCGGCGATCTCGGCGTGAAGTCCGGCAGGGGGTTCTACGACTGGTCCAAGAAAGACGTGGACGCCGTGAAAGCCCTGCGCGACCGCTTCGTGCTCGAAGTGGTGAGGAACTGGCGATAA
- a CDS encoding class I SAM-dependent methyltransferase yields the protein MQDITPARFMHALNGYQQTAALKCGIELGVFTAISAGKHTVAALSESCHASPKGIRVLCDFLTISGFLTKDGDRYGLAPDSAAFLDRHSPAYVGGVTALMAGDTITGAFRELTTVVRKGGTVLNDEGGTMSREHPVWQDFARSMVAMMMPAAEAIAALLKAEEGAPMKVLDLAAGHGLFGITLARRNPNASIHALDWTAVLDIAREHAVSAGVSRQWNAIEGSAFEVEFGAGYDVVLITNFHHHFNRGVVESLMRKVHGALKPDGVAVTLEFVPNDDRITPPEAASFSMVMLATTPEGDAYTFAEYDEMYKNCGFSRNEMHRLERSPEAVILSWK from the coding sequence ATGCAGGACATCACCCCCGCGCGTTTCATGCACGCCCTCAACGGGTACCAACAGACCGCCGCCCTCAAGTGCGGAATTGAGCTTGGCGTGTTCACGGCGATCAGCGCGGGCAAACACACCGTTGCCGCGCTCAGCGAAAGCTGTCACGCTTCGCCCAAGGGGATTCGCGTCCTGTGCGACTTCCTGACGATTAGCGGGTTCCTCACCAAAGATGGCGATCGGTACGGACTCGCACCGGACAGCGCCGCGTTTCTTGACCGCCATTCGCCAGCCTATGTCGGCGGCGTGACGGCGCTGATGGCCGGCGACACGATCACGGGCGCTTTCCGGGAATTGACGACGGTAGTGCGCAAGGGCGGAACCGTCCTCAACGACGAAGGCGGCACAATGTCGCGCGAGCACCCGGTCTGGCAGGACTTCGCGCGGTCCATGGTGGCGATGATGATGCCTGCCGCCGAGGCGATCGCCGCGCTTTTGAAAGCGGAAGAAGGCGCGCCGATGAAGGTGCTCGACCTGGCGGCAGGCCACGGATTGTTCGGCATCACGCTGGCCCGGCGCAACCCGAACGCGTCAATTCACGCGCTCGATTGGACAGCCGTGCTCGATATCGCGCGGGAACACGCCGTGAGCGCGGGCGTCAGTCGCCAGTGGAACGCGATCGAAGGCAGCGCATTCGAAGTGGAGTTCGGCGCCGGCTACGACGTCGTCCTCATCACGAATTTCCATCATCATTTCAATCGAGGCGTAGTCGAGTCCCTGATGCGGAAAGTGCATGGCGCGCTCAAACCGGATGGCGTGGCGGTGACGCTCGAGTTCGTTCCCAACGATGACCGCATTACGCCGCCCGAGGCGGCGAGCTTTTCGATGGTCATGCTCGCAACGACACCCGAAGGCGATGCGTACACCTTCGCCGAGTACGACGAGATGTACAAGAACTGCGGCTTTTCGCGGAATGAGATGCACCGTCTCGAGCGGTCTCCCGAAGCGGTGATCCTTTCCTGGAAGTAG
- the acnA gene encoding aconitate hydratase AcnA, producing the protein MPNLNSFGAAASLTVGGRVYKIFRLDALEKAGLGPMSRVPVSIRILLENLLRQEDGVQVKASDIEYAAKWTGKPEEREISFLPARTLLQDFTGVPCVVDLAAMREALRKMGKDPKLANPLFPADLVIDHSVQVDHFGNVNAFDLNSAIEYERNGERYAFLRWGQSAFQNFSVVPPETGIVHQVNLEYLARVVFTAEQDGATCAYPDTLVGTDSHTTMINGLGVVGWGVGGIEAEACMLGQPVTMLLPQVVGFKLHGKLAAGATATDLVLMVTQMLRKKGVVGKFVEFYGPGLSSLSLADRATIANMAPEYGATIGFFPIDDLTLDYLRLTNRSAETIALVEAYAREQGLFRTDATPDPIFTDTLELDLATVVPSLAGPKRPQDRINLPDVKQSFLGGLGAEPRETPANGFSVRDGAVVIAAITSCTNTSNPSVLVAAGLLARNAVAKGLATKPWVKTSLAPGSKVVTEYLTASGLMEPLEKLNFHLVGYGCTTCIGNSGPLPDVVAGAVKEGKLNVAAVLSGNRNFEGRVNPLVRSNYLASPPLVVAYALAGRVDIDLTNEPIGDGVYLKDIWPSQEDVRAVLAQFVNREMFAEQYADVFAGDARWNAISVPAGDLYEWDDKSTYIKRPPYFDNMADPATRVRDLTGLRALAVLGDSVTTDHISPAGNIAVDSPAGQYLISLGVKPADFNSYGARRGNHEVMVRGTLANIRLRNLMVPGVEGGWSKHPSSPDKMFIYDVAMKYQAEGAGMVIVAGKEYGSGSSRDWAAKGVALLGVQAVIAESFERIHRSNLVGMGVLPLEFEAGQSRETLGLDGSEIYSIEGVAEGIAGSKKARVTATRTDGTKAAFDVKVRVDTPREADYYRSGGILPYVLRQLA; encoded by the coding sequence ATGCCCAACCTGAACTCCTTCGGAGCGGCCGCCTCGTTGACCGTTGGTGGACGCGTATACAAGATCTTCCGTTTGGACGCCCTCGAGAAGGCCGGCCTCGGCCCGATGTCGCGTGTCCCGGTGTCCATCCGGATCCTGCTCGAAAACCTCTTGCGCCAGGAAGACGGCGTACAGGTGAAGGCTTCCGACATCGAATACGCCGCCAAATGGACCGGTAAGCCCGAGGAGCGGGAGATCAGCTTCCTGCCGGCGCGGACGCTCCTGCAGGACTTCACCGGCGTCCCGTGCGTGGTCGATCTCGCCGCCATGCGCGAAGCGCTGCGTAAGATGGGCAAGGATCCCAAGCTGGCCAACCCGCTCTTCCCGGCCGATCTCGTCATCGATCACTCGGTGCAGGTGGATCACTTCGGCAACGTGAACGCCTTCGACCTCAACTCGGCGATCGAGTACGAACGCAACGGCGAACGGTATGCATTTCTGCGCTGGGGCCAATCGGCGTTTCAGAACTTCAGCGTGGTGCCGCCGGAAACGGGCATCGTTCACCAGGTGAACCTCGAGTACCTGGCGCGCGTTGTCTTCACGGCGGAGCAGGACGGCGCTACGTGCGCGTACCCGGACACGCTGGTGGGCACGGACTCGCACACCACGATGATCAACGGGCTTGGCGTGGTGGGATGGGGCGTCGGCGGCATTGAAGCCGAGGCTTGCATGCTGGGGCAACCGGTGACGATGCTGCTTCCGCAGGTGGTGGGCTTCAAGCTGCACGGGAAGCTCGCCGCGGGCGCTACCGCTACTGATCTCGTGTTGATGGTGACGCAGATGCTGCGGAAGAAAGGCGTCGTTGGCAAGTTCGTGGAGTTCTACGGGCCAGGCCTGTCGTCGCTGTCGCTCGCCGACCGCGCCACAATCGCCAACATGGCGCCCGAGTATGGCGCGACGATCGGCTTCTTCCCGATCGACGATCTTACGCTCGACTATCTCCGCCTGACGAACCGATCGGCGGAGACGATTGCGCTTGTCGAGGCCTACGCCAGGGAGCAGGGCCTATTCCGGACCGATGCGACGCCGGACCCGATTTTCACGGACACGCTGGAACTCGATTTGGCCACCGTGGTTCCGTCGCTCGCCGGTCCGAAGCGCCCGCAGGACCGAATCAACCTGCCCGACGTGAAACAAAGCTTTCTCGGCGGACTGGGAGCCGAACCGCGCGAAACGCCCGCCAACGGATTCAGCGTGCGCGATGGCGCGGTGGTGATTGCCGCGATCACCTCGTGCACAAACACGTCGAATCCGTCGGTGCTGGTGGCGGCCGGGCTGCTTGCCCGCAATGCGGTGGCCAAAGGCCTGGCGACGAAGCCTTGGGTGAAGACGTCGCTGGCGCCGGGGTCAAAGGTGGTCACCGAATACCTGACCGCATCCGGCCTGATGGAGCCTCTCGAGAAACTCAACTTCCACCTGGTGGGCTATGGCTGCACCACTTGCATCGGGAACTCGGGTCCGCTTCCGGACGTGGTTGCGGGCGCCGTGAAGGAAGGCAAGCTCAACGTGGCGGCCGTGCTCTCGGGGAACCGGAACTTTGAGGGCCGTGTGAATCCGCTTGTGCGGTCAAACTATCTGGCGTCGCCGCCGCTGGTGGTTGCCTACGCGCTGGCCGGGCGGGTGGACATCGACCTCACCAACGAACCCATTGGCGACGGCGTTTATCTCAAAGATATCTGGCCGTCCCAGGAGGACGTCCGTGCCGTGCTTGCGCAGTTCGTGAATCGGGAGATGTTCGCCGAGCAATACGCGGACGTGTTCGCTGGTGACGCGCGGTGGAACGCGATTTCCGTCCCGGCCGGCGATCTCTACGAATGGGATGACAAGTCGACCTACATCAAACGGCCGCCATACTTCGACAACATGGCCGACCCGGCCACTCGCGTCCGCGATCTGACGGGCCTGCGCGCTCTCGCCGTTTTGGGTGACTCGGTCACCACCGACCACATCTCGCCCGCCGGCAATATCGCGGTCGACAGCCCTGCCGGGCAGTACCTGATCTCGCTGGGCGTCAAACCCGCCGACTTCAACTCCTATGGCGCGCGGCGCGGCAACCACGAAGTGATGGTGCGCGGTACTCTCGCCAATATTCGCCTCAGGAACCTCATGGTTCCGGGCGTGGAAGGCGGCTGGTCCAAGCATCCGTCGTCGCCGGACAAGATGTTTATCTACGACGTTGCGATGAAGTACCAGGCCGAAGGCGCGGGTATGGTGATCGTGGCCGGCAAGGAGTACGGCTCCGGATCGTCGCGCGACTGGGCGGCGAAGGGAGTGGCGCTGCTTGGGGTACAGGCGGTGATCGCGGAGAGCTTCGAGCGTATCCACCGCTCGAATCTCGTCGGCATGGGAGTGCTGCCGCTCGAGTTCGAAGCCGGGCAGAGCCGCGAAACTCTCGGTCTCGATGGCTCTGAGATTTACAGCATCGAGGGTGTCGCCGAAGGAATCGCTGGGTCAAAGAAGGCTCGGGTTACCGCAACGCGGACAGACGGTACGAAGGCGGCGTTCGATGTGAAGGTCCGCGTGGATACGCCGCGAGAAGCGGACTACTACCGCAGCGGCGGCATTCTGCCATATGTGCTGCGGCAACTCGCATAA